A genomic window from Bombus pyrosoma isolate SC7728 linkage group LG8, ASM1482585v1, whole genome shotgun sequence includes:
- the LOC122569948 gene encoding uncharacterized protein LOC122569948 isoform X1, with amino-acid sequence MAASGNQLASNNSNNHIHKTVLTIMSVPAFMVIATKDRLLAAYELPRPRRSTTHSPFAHHASINTLDRLYHGYSPHLYMALKHLNGNKHQSANQYYQKQLPRHQLNTKLHCSLHMTISHLL; translated from the exons ATGGCGGCGTCCGGGAACCAACTCGCGtcaaataattcaaacaatcatattcataaaacagTACTCACGATTATGTCCGTTCCAGCGTTTATGGTTATTGCCACGAAAGATCGTCTACTTGCTGCATATGAATTACCTCGTCCACGTCGTAGCACTACACATTCACCTTTTGCT CATCACGCCTCCATAAACACGCTAGATCGTCTTTACCATGGGTATTCGCCTCACTTATACATGGCACTTAAGCATCTAAACG GGAATAAACACCAAAGCGCCAATCAGTACTACCAAAAACAACTTCCCAGGCATCAGCTCAACACTAAGTTACATTGTTCTTTGCATATGACAATTTCTCATTTACTGTAg
- the LOC122569948 gene encoding uncharacterized protein LOC122569948 isoform X2, with product MNYLVHVVALHIHLLLHHHASINTLDRLYHGYSPHLYMALKHLNGNKHQSANQYYQKQLPRHQLNTKLHCSLHMTISHLL from the exons ATGAATTACCTCGTCCACGTCGTAGCACTACACATTCACCTTTTGCTGCAC CATCACGCCTCCATAAACACGCTAGATCGTCTTTACCATGGGTATTCGCCTCACTTATACATGGCACTTAAGCATCTAAACG GGAATAAACACCAAAGCGCCAATCAGTACTACCAAAAACAACTTCCCAGGCATCAGCTCAACACTAAGTTACATTGTTCTTTGCATATGACAATTTCTCATTTACTGTAg